The segment TGCCGCCGGCCGACGCGACCCGGGCGGGGACAGGCGAGGACGCCGCGCCGGGCTGGCTGCTGGTGCACCTGGGCATGACGGGCACGCTGCGCGTCTATCCCGCTCCGCCCGCGCCGGGCGCGCACGATCATCTCGACCTGTTGCTGGCTGCCGGCCCGGATACCGCGGAGGCAGAGCCGGTTGTCCTGCGTTTCCGCGACCCGCGCCGCTTCGGCGCCATTCTCTGGACTCCGCTTGCCGAATCGGACCTGCCCGGGCATCCGCTGCTGAGCAGGCTCGGCATCGAGCCCTTCGACCCGCGCTTCGACGGCGCCTGGCTACATCGTGGCATGCGCGGGCGCTCCATGGCGATCAAGCAGGCTCTGCTGGCGGGCGACGTGGTCGTCGGCGTTGGCAACATCTACTGCTCCGAGAGCCTGTTTCGCGCGGGCATTCGGCCGACCACGCAGGCCGGGCGGCTGAGCCTGGC is part of the Cupriavidus metallidurans CH34 genome and harbors:
- the mutM gene encoding bifunctional DNA-formamidopyrimidine glycosylase/DNA-(apurinic or apyrimidinic site) lyase, coding for MPELPEVEVTRRGLLPHVVGRRIADVIVRHRGLRWPVEPELEARLTGRIIGRIERRGKYLLLECLPPADATRAGTGEDAAPGWLLVHLGMTGTLRVYPAPPAPGAHDHLDLLLAAGPDTAEAEPVVLRFRDPRRFGAILWTPLAESDLPGHPLLSRLGIEPFDPRFDGAWLHRGMRGRSMAIKQALLAGDVVVGVGNIYCSESLFRAGIRPTTQAGRLSLARCEKLAVAVRETLAEAIARGGSTLRDFVGSDGSSGYFQLDCFVYDRAGEPCRICGTPIRQILQGQRSTFYCPHCQH